The DNA segment TCGCGGGTGAATTCTGGCATGTTTCACCACTTTTCGAAGAGTTAGGTTTACGAGTACTGTGTTGTATGGCGGGGGATACTCAGTTTCATCAAATACAAACTATGCATAGAGCGGATGCTGCCATGGTGGTGTGCTCGCGCGCGCAAATCAACGTGGCGAGAAAGCTCGAAGAGCGGTGGCAGATACCGTGGTTTGAGGGCAGTTTTTATGGCATTGAAGATACCTCTCATGCCCTGCGTCAGTTTGCTTTACTGCTGGATGATCCGAAACTCACACAGCATGTCGAAGAGGTGATTCGTCGAGAGGAAAGACGCACTCGTGAGCGCTTACAGTCATACAAAGCGCGCTTAAGTGGTAAGCGTGCGCTGCTATACACCGGAGGGGTGAAGTCTTGGTCGGTGGTGTCAGCTCTCCAAGAGTTGGGTATAAAAGTCATCGCAACCGGGACCAAAAAATCAACTGCGGCCGATAAAGCACGGATTGAGCAAATCATGGGGGACGAAGTGCGGATGCTCGATGATGGTGGCGCAAAGCGCTTACTCAATACATGCTACCAGTATGATGCTGACGTCATGATTGCGGGTGGCCGTAATATGTATACGGCAATAAAAGCCAAGATTCCTTTTTTGGATATTAACCAAGAACGAGAACACGCCTATGCGGGGTATGAGGGCATGGTGACGTTGGCTGAGGAGTTGGTGCGCACTCTTGAAAGCCCGGTTTGGCAGCACGCTAAATCTCAACCGCCTTGGAGCACAAAAGCTGAGGTAGAAGTACTACCAACAAGTGCTAAAGAAAGCGGAGAGGTAATTCTGGGAGCTGCTGGATTAGGGGAGGAGGTGTTATGAGTATTGTTCACACTCAAAAAAGTGCGCTTACGTCTAAGCCATTAAAAACCAGCCAAGCGACGGGGGCGGCGTTGGCAACAATGGGGTTTGCTGGTGCAATGCCTCTGATTCATGGCTCTCAAGGGTGCAGTGCGTTCAGCAAAGTTTTCTTAATTTCCCACTTTCGTGAGCCTTTTCCGATTCAAAACACCGCTGTTGATCAAGTCGCTGCAGTGATGGGAACGGAAGACAACTTGGAAACTGCGCTAAAGAACCTGTGTAAGGACGCAAAGGTGCAATGTATTTCTGTTTTAACGACAGGTTTGGTGGAGATGCAAGGCTGTGACATCTGGCGCATCATTGCCAATTTTAAGAGTCATCATCCTCAGTGGGCACATATCGACATTGTTCCCGTTTCGACACCAGACTTTAAAGGCACGATGGAAACTGGTTTTGCGAAATTGGTTGAATCCGTGGTGAAACAGTGTGTTGATCCGTCACCGACTCAAACCACTCATAACCAGATCAATGTTATCTGCTCTGCATCAACGACAACGGCAGATATTGAGTTGCTAGAAAGATATTTAGCGGCCTTTGATTTAGAGCCGATTTTCTTGCCTAACATCGCAGACTCATTGGATGGACATTTGGATAGTGATGATCACTCCACCACTTCAACTGGGGGGACATCGATCTCGGCGGTGAAACGAGTGTCGTCGAGCGGTCTAACATTGGTACTAGGAGAGTCGGGGCGCTCATTGGCGAAATGGTTAGAAATACGATTTTCAACGCCTTACCTATGCGTTAATCAAGGTATAAGGGGAACCGACCAGTTGTTGAGCGAGCTCTCACACTATACCGGTCTGCCAGTGCCCAAGTGGATTGAGAGAGGCCGTAAACGTCTTCAAGACGCGATGCTCGATACACATTTCGTGCTGTCTAACTCACCTATCGCTATCGCCAGCGAGCCGGATCTGGCTTATGGGCTGTACACTATTTTTAAGGAAGTGGGGGTGAGCTTCAAATCCATTATAACCAGCTATCCTGCTAAGTGGTGTGACACTATTGTAGAGCCCGTTACCATCGGTGATTTGTCTTATCTGGAGCCAGTTATGAATGAAGTGAAGATCATCTTTGGTAATTCACACATTCAACCATTTACCGAAGGCAAAGTGCCTCTAGTCAAAGTGGGCTACCCTTGTCATGACCAGTTTGGAAACACTGATCTGTTGCAATTTGGCTATGAAGGGGCGAGAGCGCAGATATTCAGAGTGGCGAACCTCTTACTCGATAATCAACAACAAGAAGTGGCTCCCCACATCAGTCAATACAAGTTCGAACCAAGTGAGGTTGTGTATGTGGGAGCGTAAATTACATATCGCCAATACTGATGACCATTTTAAACCGATTGTACTAGTTGCATTTGCAACCAAGGATAGACACTGCGTCGATCAGCACTTTGGACAAGCGCGTACCTTTTTAGTCTATGGCGTGAGCAAAGAAGAATATCGGCTGATGGATGCGATTGACTTCACCGATCACGGAATGACCAAGCAGAAGCTTACCGACAAAACACAAGCGCTTTCTCATTGTCACGCGGTATTTTGCAATGCGTGTGGGACATCTGCACTCAAGCAACTGCTTAATCTCAAAACCTATCCAGTGAAAGTGGATGTCGGGACGGAGATCAACACCTGTCTTTACAAAATTCAATTTGAAATAAACCACCCAAAAGAGAGTTGGCTGCAACGTGCACTCATTGAAGCAAAACACGGCCAATTTGATCGAGAGGCGTATTTGGACGCGCTACTTGAGGAACCATGGGATTACTAGGAGCAACATATGGAAATGACACTAGGAGTAACCAAAGGCGGTCAGCCTTGGGAACAGAAATTCATATCTGGGTTAGATGAAGCTAAGTGCATCGGATGCGGACGTTGTTATAACGTGTGCTCAAGAGATGTGTTTGATCTAACCGAGTCAGAAATCGAAGACGATTATGGTGATGATCAACTTATCATGGTGATGACCATTAAAGATGATAGCGACTGTATTGGCTGTCAGTCGTGTGACAAAGTGTGTAGTAAAAACTGCCATACCTTTGAGGCATAACTGTGTGATAAAGCTGACAATTTCAATTGTCAGCTTTACAACAAGCCTTCTTGATTGACCTTCCTAATATCAACTAAGTATAAGTTAAACAATGACTTAACTATTATTTGTTTTTGGATTGTTCCTTGCAATTACCCTAGTAATAGCTTAGAAAACAAAAATTGTGAGGAGTGGTTATGTGGGATTATTCAGAAAAAGTGAAGGAACACTTCTTCAGTCCAAACAACGCCAAAGTAGTGAAAGACGCGAATGCGACGGGTGAAGTTGGTTCATTGAGTTGCGGTGATGCGTTGAGCTTAACCCTAAAAGTGAATCCAGAAACAGAAATTATCGAAGATGCAGGCTTTCAGACATTCGGCTGTGGAAGCGCTATTGCCAGCTCCTCGGCTCTTACGACCTTGATTATAGGTCAATCTCTCGATCAAGCGAGTCAACTGACCAACCAAGATATCGCTGACTACCTTGATGGCCTGCCACCAGAAAAAATGCACTGCTCTGTAATGGGAATGGAGGCATTAGAAGCCGCTATTGCTGATTACCGAGGAGAGATAGTCGATGAACACGAAGAAGAGGGTGAGCTGATCTGTAAGTGCTTTGCGATTGATGACGTGTTGATCAAGAAGGTAGTAAGAGAGAACAAGTTAACCACCCTCGATGATGTTATCAACTACACCAAGGCGGGCGGCGGGTGTTCCGCGTGTCATGAAAAAATAGAGTTAGTGCTAGAGGCGTGTTTAGAAGAGTACGCGACAGAGGATCTCGAAGCGACCGAGCATAAAACCAGCGAACTTGAACTGGTAGAGCAAGTGATTGCTGAAGTAAGACCCTCAATTGAAGCTGATGGCGGTCAAGTGGACATCGTCGAGCTAGACAATGACTTACTGTTTATTTCACTGGAAGGTGCCTGCTCTGGATGCGGGATGGCCGGTATGACAGCGATGAACATCGAAAATAAGGTCTCTAAGAAGCTGGGGCGATCCATCACCGTCTTTCCAGTGAGTAATGAAAAACGTCTGGAGGGTACACATCATGGATAAACCACAAGCTCCGGTGTGTTATTTGGATAACAACGCCACCACTAAAATAGATCCAAGCGTACTTGAGACAATGATGCCTTATCTCAGTGAGTTTTATGGTAATCCATCGTCCATCCATCAGATTGGCTCTCAAGTGGGTAAAGCGGTCGCAGGTGCTCGCAAACAAGTTGCTCACTTGCTTGGCGCGGAGTTTGACAGTGAAATTGTGTTCACTGCTTCAGCAACAGAAGCTTCTGCGACTGCCATTTTGTCGGCTCTTGAAGCTTACCCGGAAAGAAAAGAGATCATTACGACAGTGGTTGAACACCCTGCTACCTTGTCTCTATGTGAGTATTTAGAA comes from the Vibrio astriarenae genome and includes:
- the nifE gene encoding nitrogenase iron-molybdenum cofactor biosynthesis protein NifE, which encodes MDRKQISELQNEPACEHNQSEKSGCARPTPGATAGGCCFDGAQISLLPIADVGHIVHGPIACAGNSWDNRGTRSSASDLFRYGFTTDLNEQDVIMGRAEKRLLHAIKELIDRHSPPAVFVYVTCVPALEGNDVEAICSLAEKKWGIPCITVDAAGFYGSKNFGNRIAGEVMVDRVIGSAEPPQKPLMAHDSSRRVHDIVLIGEYNIAGEFWHVSPLFEELGLRVLCCMAGDTQFHQIQTMHRADAAMVVCSRAQINVARKLEERWQIPWFEGSFYGIEDTSHALRQFALLLDDPKLTQHVEEVIRREERRTRERLQSYKARLSGKRALLYTGGVKSWSVVSALQELGIKVIATGTKKSTAADKARIEQIMGDEVRMLDDGGAKRLLNTCYQYDADVMIAGGRNMYTAIKAKIPFLDINQEREHAYAGYEGMVTLAEELVRTLESPVWQHAKSQPPWSTKAEVEVLPTSAKESGEVILGAAGLGEEVL
- a CDS encoding NifB/NifX family molybdenum-iron cluster-binding protein, producing MWERKLHIANTDDHFKPIVLVAFATKDRHCVDQHFGQARTFLVYGVSKEEYRLMDAIDFTDHGMTKQKLTDKTQALSHCHAVFCNACGTSALKQLLNLKTYPVKVDVGTEINTCLYKIQFEINHPKESWLQRALIEAKHGQFDREAYLDALLEEPWDY
- the fdxB gene encoding ferredoxin III, nif-specific, which codes for MEMTLGVTKGGQPWEQKFISGLDEAKCIGCGRCYNVCSRDVFDLTESEIEDDYGDDQLIMVMTIKDDSDCIGCQSCDKVCSKNCHTFEA
- the nifU gene encoding Fe-S cluster assembly protein NifU yields the protein MWDYSEKVKEHFFSPNNAKVVKDANATGEVGSLSCGDALSLTLKVNPETEIIEDAGFQTFGCGSAIASSSALTTLIIGQSLDQASQLTNQDIADYLDGLPPEKMHCSVMGMEALEAAIADYRGEIVDEHEEEGELICKCFAIDDVLIKKVVRENKLTTLDDVINYTKAGGGCSACHEKIELVLEACLEEYATEDLEATEHKTSELELVEQVIAEVRPSIEADGGQVDIVELDNDLLFISLEGACSGCGMAGMTAMNIENKVSKKLGRSITVFPVSNEKRLEGTHHG
- the nifN gene encoding nitrogenase iron-molybdenum cofactor biosynthesis protein NifN, coding for MSIVHTQKSALTSKPLKTSQATGAALATMGFAGAMPLIHGSQGCSAFSKVFLISHFREPFPIQNTAVDQVAAVMGTEDNLETALKNLCKDAKVQCISVLTTGLVEMQGCDIWRIIANFKSHHPQWAHIDIVPVSTPDFKGTMETGFAKLVESVVKQCVDPSPTQTTHNQINVICSASTTTADIELLERYLAAFDLEPIFLPNIADSLDGHLDSDDHSTTSTGGTSISAVKRVSSSGLTLVLGESGRSLAKWLEIRFSTPYLCVNQGIRGTDQLLSELSHYTGLPVPKWIERGRKRLQDAMLDTHFVLSNSPIAIASEPDLAYGLYTIFKEVGVSFKSIITSYPAKWCDTIVEPVTIGDLSYLEPVMNEVKIIFGNSHIQPFTEGKVPLVKVGYPCHDQFGNTDLLQFGYEGARAQIFRVANLLLDNQQQEVAPHISQYKFEPSEVVYVGA